In Ochotona princeps isolate mOchPri1 unplaced genomic scaffold, mOchPri1.hap1 HAP1_SCAFFOLD_129, whole genome shotgun sequence, one DNA window encodes the following:
- the LOC101516892 gene encoding zinc finger protein 717-like, whose product MNTSQGLVSFEDVAVDFSWEEWQDLDDAQRTLYRDVMLETYSSLLSLGSCITKPEVIFKLEQGAEPWMADEPSNQSLPVIQKMNDTIGSSQENRDIILWQVVITDNNTSTEDRVELKRTVNLSSNHISKLIIKSEDDSEIMPEMYNACQNVLCPSEPGELRAGQTPDVCDRTGKPLRWCEDLSRPHELQRWQQPLEYSGQGKAFSREEVFFAHQRVNMRETLYKCNEYGIGCDESALIGGEATHIGKETFYETANFTEHQEAHAGERLYDYIKCEEPLVSKSDLKINPAYTGKKPYDWDQCEKPFSYKSSLNSHHRIHTGEKPYGYTDCVKAFYQKPVLTVLPRTHTGEKPYECDECGKTFCQKSNLRKHQRIHTGEKPYECNECGKTFFWKSDLTMHQRTHTGEKPYKCDECGKTFCRKSSLRKHQRIHTGEKPYECKECRKTFSYKSYLTQHQGTHTGEKGYECEKCWKSFYHKSQLIMHQRIHTGEKPFQCNECGKTFCRKSSLSIHQHTHTGEKPYECEQCGKTFYLKSVLTVHQRIHKGEKRYACSECGKAFYWKSHLIVHYRTHAVENPYEWNEYRKAYQMSVLGMHRSTPTGEKPYECTECGKTFCRKGDLTMHHRTHTGEKAYKCNECGKTFYRKSDLIIHLRTHTGEKPYECTACGKGFYRKSHLIRHQRTQIGGKLYACNKCAKTFCQKSNLRTHERAHTGLKTYDCLECGKAFCRKSHLSKHQNIHRRQAL is encoded by the exons atgaacaccTCTCAA GGTTTGGTGTCATTTGAGGATGTAGCTGTAGACTTCAGCTGGGAGGAGTGGCAGGACCTGGACGATGCTCAGAGGACCCTGTATCGGGACGTGATGCTGGAGACCTACAGCAGCCTGCTGTCATTGG GATCCTGCATCACCAAACCTGAGGTAATCTTCAAGCTGGAGCAAGGAGCAGAGCCTTGGATGGCAGATGAGCCCTCCAACCAGAGCCTACCAG TTATCCAGAAAATGAATGACACAATCGGGAGCAGCCAGGAGAATCGAGATATAATTTTGTGGCAAGTTGTAATCACAGACAACAACACATCAACTGAGGACAGAGTTGAATTAAAAAGAACAGTTAATTTGAGCTCAAATCACATTTCGAAGCTTATTATAAAGAGTGAAGATGATTCAGAAATAATGCCTGAGATGTATAATGCATGTCAGAATGTGCTCTGCCCTAGTGAGCCCGGTGAGCTGCGTGCTGGACAGACACCCGATGTCTGTGACAGGACTGGAAAACCCCTCAGGTGGTGTGAGGATCTTAGTCGGCCTCATGAGCTTCAGCGTTGGCAACAGCCTTTAGAGTATAGTGGGCAAGGGAAAGCCTTCAGCAGGGAGGAGGTATTCTTTGCACATCAAAGAGTGAATATGAGAGAAACCCTCTACAAATGCAATGAATATGGGATAGGCTGTGATGAGTCAGCTCTCATTGGTGGGGAAGCAACTCACATAGGAAAGGAAACTTTCTATGAAACAGCTAATTTCACTGAACATCAGGAAGCACATGCAGGAGAGAGACTGTATGACTACATTAAATGTGAGGAACCTTTGGTTAGCAAATCAGATCTCAAAATAAATCCGGCATATACAGGGAAGAAGCCTTATGATTGGGACCAGTGTGAGAAACCTTTCAGTTATAAATCAAGCCTTAATAGCCATCACAGAATTCATACTGGGGAAAAGCCCTATGGATACACTGATTGTGTGAAAGCTTTCTACCAGAAGCCAGTCCTCACTGTGCTTCCAAGAACTCACACAGGGGAAAAGCCCTATGAATGTGATGAATGTGGGAAAACCTTTTGTCAGAAGTCTAACCTCAGAAAACATCAAAGAATTCACACAGGTGAGAAACcgtatgaatgtaatgagtgtggaaaaacctTCTTCTGGAAGTCAGACCTTACTATGCATCAAAGaactcacacaggagaaaaaccctaTAAATGTGATGAATGTGGAAAAACCTTTTGCCGGAAGTCAAGCCTCAGGAAACATCAAAGAATTCACACAGGTGAGAAACCATATGAATGTAAGGAATGTAGGAAAACTTTCTCTTACAAGTCATATCTCACTCAACATCAAGGAACTCACACAGGGGAGAAAGGCTATGAATGTGAGAAGTGTTGGAAATCCTTCTACCATAAGTCTCAGCTCATTatgcatcagagaattcacacaggggaaaaaccctTTCAGTGTAATGAATGTGGAAAAACTTTCTGCAGGAAATCAAGCCTcagcattcatcagcacactcatACAGGGGAAAAGCCCTATGAATGTGAGCAATGTGGGAAAACCTTTTACCTGAAGTCTGTCCTCACTGTGCATCAGAGAATTCATAAGGGGGAAAAGCGCTACGCATGTAGtgaatgtgggaaagccttcTACTGGAAGTCACATCTCATTGTACATTATAGGACACACGCAGTTGAGAATCCCTATGAATGGAATGAATATAGGAAAGCCTACCAGATGTCAGTTCTTGGTATGCATCGGAGTACTcccacaggggagaaaccttatgaatgtactGAGTGTGGGAAAACTTTCTGCAGGAAGGGGGACCTCACTATGCATCACAGaactcacacaggagaaaaagcttacaaatgtaatgagtgtgggaaaACATTCTACCGGAAGTCAGACCTCATCATACATCTGAGAactcacactggggagaaaccgtATGAATGCACTGCATGTGGAAAGGGCTTCTACCGAAAGTCACACCTCATCAGGCATCAGAGAACTCAAATAGGAGGAAAACTCTATGCATGTAATAAATGTGCAAAAACCTTTTGTCAGAAGTCAAACCTCAGGACACATGAGAGAGCTCATACAGGTCTCAAAACATATGACTGCCTCGAATGTGGAAAGGCTTTTTGTCGCAAGTCACATCTTAGCAAACATCAAAATATTCACAGAAGACAAGCATTGTGA